A genome region from Dickeya dadantii NCPPB 898 includes the following:
- a CDS encoding NAD-dependent epimerase/dehydratase family protein, with the protein MKILITGANGFVGLNVIKALVAARHQVTAYVRASSNVSFLESFDVTLVRGELHDSQRLQAAMAGHDGVIHTAGNTSSNARDWPLLEAVNVEGTRSVIEAALACGVSRLVYTSTSSTIGAHNDPAAEATEKTVLAGFRAKNPYAKSKLLAEELVYRACDRGLSAVILNPTEVLGAYDYSMQWGRMVLAVNYNQLPFLPPGGASFCGAGDVGDAHVSALTKGHSGERYLIAGANVRYRELINTIESIVPCKAERPKTHYPSFYLKTLLQEKLPWLVRGEPVLDAYRLRVFGGVYYFSSAKAERELGYKPSSLSQMVEECVSWYRANGFIAP; encoded by the coding sequence ATGAAAATACTGATCACCGGAGCAAACGGATTTGTTGGGCTTAACGTTATAAAAGCCTTGGTCGCCGCCAGACATCAGGTTACGGCGTATGTGCGAGCGTCATCCAACGTGAGCTTTCTGGAATCGTTCGACGTCACCCTGGTGCGCGGCGAATTGCATGATAGCCAGCGCCTGCAAGCGGCGATGGCCGGGCACGACGGGGTGATTCATACCGCGGGCAATACCAGCAGCAACGCCCGTGACTGGCCGCTGCTGGAAGCGGTCAATGTTGAGGGGACGCGCTCGGTGATTGAGGCGGCGCTGGCGTGCGGGGTGTCGCGTCTGGTGTATACCAGCACCAGCTCGACGATAGGGGCGCATAACGACCCCGCCGCCGAGGCGACCGAAAAGACCGTGCTGGCGGGGTTTCGTGCGAAAAACCCCTATGCCAAAAGCAAATTGCTCGCTGAGGAACTGGTGTACCGCGCCTGCGATCGCGGCTTGTCCGCCGTCATTCTGAACCCGACGGAAGTGCTGGGTGCCTACGACTATTCGATGCAGTGGGGGCGCATGGTGTTGGCGGTGAACTATAACCAGCTGCCGTTCCTGCCGCCGGGCGGCGCCAGTTTTTGCGGCGCGGGCGATGTCGGTGACGCGCACGTCAGCGCCTTAACCAAAGGACACTCAGGCGAGCGCTACCTGATTGCGGGCGCCAATGTCCGCTATCGCGAGCTTATCAACACCATTGAATCAATCGTGCCGTGCAAGGCGGAACGGCCCAAGACCCATTATCCGTCTTTCTATCTGAAAACCCTGCTTCAGGAAAAGTTGCCCTGGTTGGTGCGCGGCGAACCGGTGCTGGATGCCTATCGTCTGCGTGTCTTCGGAGGGGTTTATTACTTTAGCAGCGCCAAGGCAGAGCGTGAGCTGGGCTATAAGCCTTCCTCTTTAAGCCAGATGGTGGAGGAGTGCGTTTCCTGGTATCGGGCCAACGGTTTTATTGCGCCTTAG
- the fabD gene encoding ACP S-malonyltransferase, whose translation MSSSIWVFPGQGSQHKGMGNALFERFPRLVSEADEVLGFSIRELCLNDPQGVLGETMFTQPALFVVSALGVLASRQNGLDAPDCYAGHSLGEFAALFAAGAFDFATGVALVRERGMLMSKAPRGAMAAIVGIELNRVAELLAASPFSGIDIANINSAQQIVISGLHDDIVACETLFTDAGARYVRLNVSAAFHSRYMRDIEAQFAQFAQRFTFNPLNARVISNYTALDYPESDYLDLLTRQISHPVRWYESLSRLLASGEVKQHEIGPGQVLTSLFEKIKAQPMALPGKPTVKNVARAPAAPSATPRVVFMFGGQGSQYYGMGRELYRRNSTFRSQMDRCDALCRQHTGHGLLEALYDDARHHLPFSDVAQSNVALLSIGVSLTGMLKAEGIEPDAVLGYSLGECIAAVVAGVLTLDDAMKLVVSQAHLLSNKTAGGGMMSVLAPVAHFHANAALYQGAELASINFQNNFVVSGAMASLSALKQRLTQQNIISMLLPVEQPFHSSGIAAIEHDFRALVDTLPKNAPVMPVYSAMLGTAVEQWDSEYFWRVLREPVDFYGVMQALAEKNQTFFVDLSPTGTLSTFIKYGFAARIQHGAIINQFGRNAESVSNLLNVLKNHSRQVVTEGA comes from the coding sequence ATGTCTTCTTCAATTTGGGTATTTCCTGGTCAGGGATCGCAGCACAAAGGGATGGGGAATGCGCTGTTCGAGCGTTTCCCCAGGCTCGTCAGCGAGGCCGATGAGGTGCTCGGTTTCTCAATTCGCGAGCTATGCCTCAACGATCCTCAGGGTGTGCTGGGTGAGACGATGTTCACCCAGCCGGCTTTGTTTGTTGTCTCAGCGCTCGGGGTTCTCGCCAGTCGACAAAACGGATTGGATGCGCCGGATTGCTACGCGGGTCATAGTCTGGGGGAGTTTGCCGCGCTGTTTGCCGCGGGGGCGTTTGATTTTGCAACCGGCGTCGCGCTGGTCAGAGAGCGCGGCATGTTGATGTCGAAAGCGCCGCGCGGCGCGATGGCCGCCATCGTGGGCATCGAGCTGAACCGGGTCGCGGAGCTTCTCGCTGCGTCGCCGTTTAGCGGCATTGATATCGCCAACATCAACAGTGCCCAGCAAATCGTCATTTCGGGTCTTCATGACGACATCGTTGCCTGCGAAACGCTGTTTACGGATGCCGGCGCACGCTACGTCAGGCTAAACGTGAGTGCGGCTTTTCACTCTCGCTATATGCGAGATATCGAAGCGCAGTTTGCACAATTTGCGCAACGCTTTACTTTCAATCCGCTCAATGCGCGGGTTATTTCCAACTACACAGCGCTCGATTATCCAGAATCCGATTATCTTGACTTGTTAACGCGCCAGATAAGTCATCCCGTTCGTTGGTACGAAAGTCTGTCGCGGCTGCTGGCGTCCGGCGAAGTTAAACAGCACGAAATCGGACCCGGGCAGGTACTGACCAGCCTGTTTGAGAAAATAAAAGCACAGCCGATGGCGTTGCCGGGTAAGCCAACGGTAAAAAACGTTGCCAGAGCGCCAGCGGCACCATCCGCCACCCCTCGTGTGGTGTTTATGTTCGGGGGGCAGGGGTCACAGTATTACGGCATGGGGCGTGAGCTTTATCGTCGTAATAGTACCTTTCGCAGCCAGATGGACAGGTGTGACGCCCTGTGTCGTCAACACACCGGCCACGGTCTTCTGGAGGCGCTGTATGACGACGCCCGCCACCACCTGCCGTTCTCTGATGTGGCGCAGTCCAATGTGGCGTTGCTCAGCATTGGCGTCAGCCTGACCGGTATGCTCAAAGCAGAAGGGATCGAACCTGACGCCGTGCTGGGATACAGCCTGGGCGAGTGCATCGCGGCTGTCGTGGCCGGTGTATTGACGCTGGATGACGCCATGAAACTGGTGGTGTCTCAGGCGCACTTGCTGAGTAACAAAACCGCCGGCGGCGGGATGATGAGCGTGCTGGCGCCGGTGGCGCACTTCCATGCCAATGCCGCGCTTTATCAGGGCGCCGAGTTAGCCAGTATTAACTTCCAGAATAATTTTGTGGTCAGCGGTGCTATGGCGAGCCTGTCGGCTCTCAAACAGCGCCTGACGCAGCAGAATATTATCTCGATGCTGCTGCCGGTTGAGCAACCCTTCCACTCGTCCGGGATAGCGGCTATCGAGCACGATTTCCGAGCCTTGGTCGATACCTTGCCGAAAAACGCCCCCGTAATGCCGGTGTACTCCGCCATGTTAGGTACTGCGGTTGAACAATGGGACAGCGAGTATTTCTGGCGAGTCTTGCGCGAGCCTGTCGATTTCTACGGCGTAATGCAGGCGTTGGCTGAGAAAAACCAGACGTTTTTTGTCGATCTCAGCCCAACCGGCACTCTGTCAACCTTCATCAAATACGGTTTTGCCGCGCGTATTCAGCACGGCGCGATCATCAATCAATTCGGCAGGAACGCCGAAAGCGTATCCAACTTACTGAATGTTTTAAAAAACCATTCCAGGCAAGTTGTCACAGAGGGAGCATAA
- a CDS encoding acyl carrier protein — MDAQKDILSVVLDIINGIKNTGFTPDVVDLDSFIGGELGVDSIEMLESWYEIEKRLHIKVNDGDKRGIYTLGDLIGTIEAHLPAEAIKS, encoded by the coding sequence ATGGACGCTCAGAAAGACATTCTCTCCGTTGTTCTCGACATTATTAACGGCATCAAAAACACCGGATTTACCCCTGATGTCGTGGACCTGGATTCATTTATCGGCGGTGAACTGGGTGTGGATTCGATCGAGATGCTTGAGTCCTGGTACGAGATTGAGAAGCGGCTCCACATCAAGGTAAACGACGGTGACAAGCGCGGGATTTACACGCTCGGGGATTTGATCGGCACGATTGAAGCCCATCTACCGGCGGAAGCAATCAAGTCCTGA
- a CDS encoding aminotransferase class I/II-fold pyridoxal phosphate-dependent enzyme, whose translation MDFHDLIELERKPFKERVKLRYGTYLKELEKGFMFGRQGVGPVDARMQYKDLHSDDFRNVLVFGSNSYLGLANHPYVKNKVVEAVEKYGIGTGGSPAFSGYTRQHRDLETRLAALAGHEDAVLLPSGYMANLCWVNGLMNRNDIIIYDQNSHASVINAVKMTNVPFFTFDPERLDEFEQMLPKIRARLKPHTQIFSTVEGVRSTDGSIIDLKRYIDICREHDIITILDDAHGLGTLGQTGKGTLEHLDLLGQVDLRMSTCSKSLGAQGAFISGSREHIFMLRNFSYPYLFTSGLAQPTIAAISAALDVMEREPERIALLHDNVRYMQDQLESKGFNILRGESGIIPVFFGKISVVGNINRRLFERGLFANIMEYPMVPPDKERLRISVMSSHTREEIDQAVDIITDVAREFDAL comes from the coding sequence ATGGATTTTCATGATCTGATCGAACTTGAACGTAAGCCTTTCAAGGAACGCGTGAAATTACGCTATGGCACCTATTTGAAAGAGCTGGAAAAAGGCTTCATGTTCGGACGCCAGGGCGTGGGGCCGGTTGATGCGCGCATGCAGTACAAAGACCTGCATAGCGACGACTTCAGAAATGTATTGGTGTTTGGTTCAAACAGCTATCTCGGTCTGGCTAACCATCCTTATGTGAAAAATAAGGTAGTCGAAGCGGTAGAAAAATACGGTATTGGTACCGGCGGGTCGCCGGCATTTTCCGGTTACACCAGGCAACATCGGGATCTTGAGACGCGTCTGGCGGCGTTAGCCGGCCATGAAGACGCGGTGCTGCTGCCGAGTGGTTATATGGCGAACCTGTGTTGGGTGAATGGATTGATGAATCGCAACGATATCATCATCTATGACCAGAACAGCCATGCCAGCGTGATCAACGCGGTCAAAATGACCAACGTGCCGTTCTTTACCTTCGATCCCGAGCGGCTGGATGAGTTTGAACAGATGTTGCCTAAAATTCGGGCGCGTTTGAAACCTCATACGCAAATATTTTCCACGGTTGAAGGCGTGCGTTCTACGGACGGCTCGATCATCGATCTCAAGCGTTACATCGATATCTGCCGGGAGCACGACATCATCACCATTCTCGATGACGCTCACGGCTTAGGCACCTTAGGGCAAACCGGCAAGGGAACGCTTGAGCATTTAGACCTGCTGGGTCAGGTTGATTTGCGTATGTCCACCTGCAGCAAATCGCTCGGCGCGCAGGGCGCGTTCATCTCCGGCAGCCGCGAGCATATCTTTATGCTGCGAAACTTCTCTTATCCTTACCTGTTTACCTCGGGTTTAGCGCAGCCGACCATTGCGGCTATTTCCGCGGCGTTGGACGTGATGGAACGCGAGCCGGAACGCATTGCGCTGCTGCATGACAACGTGCGCTACATGCAGGACCAACTGGAATCCAAAGGCTTCAACATTCTTCGCGGCGAGTCGGGGATCATTCCCGTCTTCTTCGGGAAAATCTCCGTGGTGGGCAACATAAACCGCCGTCTTTTTGAACGCGGCCTGTTCGCCAATATCATGGAATACCCGATGGTCCCTCCTGATAAAGAACGTCTGCGTATCTCCGTGATGTCTTCCCATACCCGGGAAGAGATCGATCAAGCCGTTGACATTATTACTGACGTTGCGCGCGAGTTTGACGCGCTCTAA